TTTCTGCCCTGATAGAATCTATCTCATTGTCTAAGCTTTCATCAATCGCAACCGGATTAGAATCACAACCAAATTTTACAACTTTAGCTAGATGAAAGTTTATAGTTTCGAGCCTATAATTTCACATAATACTAGTTGTTAACCTTTCCTTGTTACATATAAAGTCTATTGCAACAAAAACCTTTATGACACAATCAGAATTGCAAATATACCATCTTATTATCCTATGTCGGCCGACTTCATACATCATTGTTCACATTACACTCAAGCTAACTATGAGTATCATTGTACCAATTATAAACAATTCTTATCTAAAGTTTACTCATTGCTCAAAGCTTGAAATAAAAAACTACTTCATATCATAATCaattaatcataatcatcataatgataataaaatgttaAAAAGTTTGAACTTACTTGTAGACTTCGCGATGATCCTTCGCAAACTTTTCAGCCGCAAACTTCAAGAAATCGCGCCCATAATTATTAACAAAACAAGACACATCAAACTTATCATTTGAGATAAAATTTGCATCATTCAAGTACCCTTTTGTATGCAAACACTTAGCAAATATGGCCATTTCTGGTGATAATTCTTTAATTTCCATCAATTCCTCTTGTCTCTTAGACtctctttttaatttctttttttcaTCATCACTCAAAAACAAATTCGATAACTTTTTTAAACCCTGTTCAGATTCTTCCTTTTCTGATAACCCAACTGCTTCTACAAAAAAAGTTTCCAACTTTTTTGTTTCATTAGTTAAATCTTTTTCAGTTTTTTTGAATTCTACTTCCAAAGTTCTCAAATTTTTCTTGagattttccttttcattttcactATCTTGAAACCCAATTGCTTCTTTGAAAAAGGCTTCCAATGACTTGTTTGACTTGTTTGACTTATCATTTGATTCTTGTGTAGTTAAGTCTTGTTGGAATAAAGATGAAAGTGAGAAGCTTCTGCTAAAAATTGAAATGGGTATCAAAGATTTTGAAAGAATCGAGTGGGTTTCAATAACTGGTTTTGGATTTTGGGAATAATACGGGGAAGGGTGTGTAAGAATAAAAAGTTTGCGAATTTGATACGAATACAAGGTTTTGGGGCGAATCATTTGTGGATTTTTGTTCTCGTGAAGTATTTTCGTTTCAAGGTTTATTGTTAGGGTTTATGtttcatagtttttttttttttttttttttttttttttttttggaaacaaAAAAACAAGgtaataaacaaataaaaatatatggGAAGAAAGCTACaccttttcaattttattttttcttttctaaAATAACGAATATATAACACCTGTTTATTCATTAAATGATGAATAAACCAAACAAAGATACAACGAACAATCGGATGTAATCGAAACTAGAAAATGAAAATCTATTCACTATCTATGAATGAACCACACCGCTCAATAGAACAAACATCACAACCGAAAGCAACCAATCTAAATACAATCCAAAAACCAAACTAACCACCCCCAAGAAAGAACTAGACATCACAATTCAAACCCAACAAATTACACTACATTAACAAAGAACATAACATAAAAAAACCATACAGGAAAGGAACTCGGCGATTCGGATCAACACCCTTATTGTGGCCTTTGTTACGATTAACCTAGTTACCCGAGCTATTATCAAACGTAAACGGTAAATCTTTTGAAGATCCGAAGCCATCCAAAATAGCCAACGATGGAGGCAAACCTTTACTCTCGAGCCCGCCAAAATCGGGTCCATTCTTTAGCGCAACAATCACCTCCGTAGCCCCATCATTACGATTTACGAACCGTGATCTCCTCAACCTTCAACTTATTTTTACTTCGAAGAAATTTCATTTTAACATTATTAAATTTGTTTGAAACCAAAGAAGCAAGAGCTACAACCGAAGGAGAACTCGTCTTCGATAGGTCGTCAAAAGGATTCAGGGTGGACACCGAAAAATCACTTCTCCATCAATAACATTACAATCTAAACTACCAAATAAAATCCCACATGAAGCATCACTACACCTTTTCAATttgaaacaaaaaaaattaaagagAAATAATTAAAATTATTCATTCACTCCCATTTCTTATTTCCTATTAAAACTCagaaacataaaatctttttaatTTCTTTCTGCTTTCTTTACTTTCTCTTCAAAATAGAATCATGAAATAGAGCCAACATTTCATGTTTCTTAGACCATTCCTAATGGGGCGTCACTTTTTATAGTCATATGATGTGACAACATATATGGCCAAAACTTACACCAACTGACACTTCTAATGGGGCATCAACTTTGACATATTAGGGAAGTTAGTCACGGAAGTGACTAAAAAAAAGAAAAGGTCAGTTTTTTGTTGACCAATCATATTTTGgtaaattattttatatattattaatttatttattttatcctCAACTTCCAATCACATTTTATCACACCATCATACTCAATATACGtctaagttcttagtgcacttgtgttgttcttattatatggtcggctctgccgcctaagtgatacatggtcggttataccgcctaaatgatatatggtcgacactgtcgtctaagtactattgtgcactaagaattcataaaattaaaggctaatcaacgtcaaagtgttggtgtagtgagtctagtatagtctagatcctctatagtgggtgtgttgggctcgtcgaagcttccaacaatttcaTATAATTTTCATCTTAGCACATTTTTCTTCATTGTGGCCGACATTTTTCCCTTGACTCGTTTTGTGACTTTGTCCTATATCTGATTTTCCTTCCTACGTCTTGCCGAAACTCTCTAAAAAGAGTTATTGATATTGAAAAGGTTGATTCAGATGATAATGTTGAGAAGGTTAAAAAATCATGGAATATGTCGGTGCAATGTTCTtgatatacatgtatttatactcttattatattatatttaccacGGCTGTTAGTTAGTTATTAGTTGCAGGACCTGGATTGCAAAACATTTCTTGTAGTAGTGGTGGTTCTGGAATAAAAGAAAGTAGGTAAGTacttgctttgcaatgttgtttctATTTTATGTGTTAAGTTCAAGAGTTCTAGGACTAAAGTGCAAAATGAGGAttataagaaaatatatatatgaatatgcatTTATTTGATACAAATAATGATGTATGTATAGCAAACTTCTGTAGATTCAAGTGTGCGTGTTTCCATTGTTTCTGTGAGATTATTGTGTTATTAGTGATAGTTATTGTTTACCGTTTGTAGATCAACTATTGGAAGGAATAGATTAAGTTATGATAATTATTTCTTGCGTGTTTTCATGAACTTCACTACTCTCAACTCGATTCATACCGAGTATTTTTCTGGGTGATCTGAGTAGCTTGCTAATTGGCTCATAATTACAGGTAACTAAGTCTGTGATTACGTTGCACAACTTTGTAATGTATGTGTAGTTGCTAGACATAAATAAATACACAAAAAATGAATAAACATGTACTCGTAATTAGCAACTTATCATTGACATTGAGTAAAACACATAGATCAAACTCTACACTACACCATTATATATATTCTTAACTACCTGACCTTTGAAAAATAAACTTCAAATCTGACCTTAGATATCAAAATTGATGTACATCATTGAGTCGGTCACCATCAAGATCATCAAAATCACTCAACAAATTTGTCAAATTAAAATCTGATCCTAAACAATCTAAATTAGGCAAATCAAAGTCAAAAGCAACATCATCTTCAGAAGGAGATCCTGAATTCTCATCAGAAGAAGATGTCAACATCTCTAAATCAACTGGCTGATCCATTCCAAAACCACCATCAAAGTCCAGCCTCCTTCCTTTAACATGATCCCTAGTTGTGAATTTTTTAGTGTCGGTAGTTGTTTTCGTAGGTGATGAAATGCATTGATTCCTCTCAACTGAATAATAGTAGGACACTTGCTTTGTAGGACTAACTTGAATAGTCTCCGATGTGGCGATGACAGTACGGTTAGTAGAAGTAAAATTTTGAGATGGAGTCTGATGATCAAGTGAATTGCCAGTTGCAGAAGGCGAGGGCGTTTGATAACCAGGATTAAACAGACTTTTGGCCACACTTGAAGAAGATGATCCTAAAACTGGCGTAACTTGTAATGGCGTTTGTTgattatttgatgatgtggttgGTAGTACTGTAATTGGACTATGGTTAGTAGCAGATGAGTGAGTTGATGGTTGAGAACGAGTTCGCTTTGAAGCTATTGGATTAGCACCAGATGAATTCTTCTTTCTCTTCAAACAAGATTGGCTTCTTGTAATTGGTGTTGTGATTTTGGATGATAAAGACATTGAACAACGGGATGTAGACGTTACAACAGGGGCGTTGTTGTACACCTGAAAATTTTCTGAAACACAAATAAACAACAGTAAGTGTACAATTAATAGACATTCAAACAAACACTTGGGGGGCATTCTATTCAAATTAAGCTAGTACGGAGTATTAACCAAAAAAGTTCACCAACAGAAATAATAAAtctaataaataaatgatataaatGAGTGACAATAAAGAGTATGAACAGGCTACCTGCACCAGCAGCAGCAGTTGGAGGTATAGAATTAAAATTAGAATTATTTGGTTGACTAAGATTGTAAATATTCATCACATCTTGCATTCCTGTTAATAGTTTTTGAACGCGACACTTGTCCTGATCCAAACGGTTTTTTCCTGAGTAACGATAAGTTTCTGCTCCTTCAAACAAATATACTCATCCAACATATCCCCCAAACTCAACAAACTCTTGGGTGCCTGAATGATTTAATTACTATTCATTAATTCATTTCAGTTCGTCTCTAATAAAAAAATagataacaaataaataaatacctTGTGAACGGGTAATTTGGAGAGAAGATGGGAAGCTTCGTTACGAAAAGAGGATCGAGTGGTGATGAAGTTATTGTCGGAGAGATATCGATCAACAATGAAAGCCACTTGAATCGCTGTTACCTTTCCTTTTCCATTTTTGGTGCTGTTTTtctcagatgatgatgatgattttgttgaTTTGGAGGTTTGTTTCTTCCCTCCACCCATCTCTTTCTTTTGTATCCACCAATTTCTAATTTAAAacttgtatgtatatatgtataatcttCATatctgtattatatatgtatatgtactgaAGCAGGGGTATAATAAGGAGAGGGAAAGGGGAGCGGGAGTaatttaaaaatctttattttattttGGGGGAGGACTAATTTAATTTGGGAGAGGGAACCGTGTTTTAACCCGCTAAAAACTTTTTTTTTGGCTGAGGGTTGTTTTAGGGTCATGcttatttttttttagtttcaaaGTAAAAAGGgtgtatttaattttatttaatttaatttactgtaattgttattgttattttccaATACATTTGGTTATATTGGTTTCATAAAATATTATGGAATAACAAAATGGCATATGCACATCACTTTAGATAAAAATTAGAAAGCAAAAAATGTTTTAGTTATATATTGGAAATCCCTCCAAATTTATCACTTTATCTTTGTAAATCATCCATATTTGAATAATGTAACCACTCAAACTATTGATCAATATACGCCAAATACGCATAAAAAAACTCATTGGGAAATGTACATACACGGATTTTTTAATTGTCGCTATCTCTACTATTTAAGTTTTCTCCAAATATAAAAGCGGTTACATAAGTATGGGCCAATAGCCTAGTGGTGAATGTCTCACTCTCCCTTAGGGGAGTtgagggttcgattcccactaggtgaggattttctaaataattggatcaaaaaccattcttaccgggcccaaatgatccCTTGATCTCACGCATAcgaagattgaaacaatgacaatgcaggttcgtttatcgggcttggcatgctgtggggaaatgggtgatggtgtttcgccaggctccagtgggctaccggggaccgctggatgggttgacaaagtcaacacagggctaacatgtccctgccgatacacatgtttt
This genomic window from Rutidosis leptorrhynchoides isolate AG116_Rl617_1_P2 chromosome 2, CSIRO_AGI_Rlap_v1, whole genome shotgun sequence contains:
- the LOC139891068 gene encoding uncharacterized protein; translated protein: MIRPKTLYSYQIRKLFILTHPSPYYSQNPKPVIETHSILSKSLIPISIFSRSFSLSSLFQQDLTTQESNDKSNKSNKSLEAFFKEAIGFQDSENEKENLKKNLRTLEVEFKKTEKDLTNETKKLETFFVEAVGLSEKEESEQGLKKLSNLFLSDDEKKKLKRESKRQEELMEIKELSPEMAIFAKCLHTKGYLNDANFISNDKFDVSCFVNNYGRDFLKFAAEKFAKDHREVYKWLPEGDLNIIAQFGCPSLGRKTVFSAKAMRFCFGIQEEKVCKKCMLKEACKFANQSVWKKGAKNIDLVVVMRVITLYALDSVPNQLQVPDDVKNAANRLLNEVIRLSEIES